A DNA window from Vigna angularis cultivar LongXiaoDou No.4 chromosome 1, ASM1680809v1, whole genome shotgun sequence contains the following coding sequences:
- the LOC128193494 gene encoding uncharacterized protein LOC128193494 has product MDDDGDMRDMCGMEKKMKGHVAEEMWWYENVMVTVEDARLIYMEYDLKNVGGSVFGILKNLLVEVAVLSHCVEFLQVACRMEEELDLSYVDREDIYDDVVGVDFNIIAMIRQQLQITTSLGTLTMLCIVGYALSILNKYCSDSSSVMNYLPDRDRRREQLMSYFVHTNRCHDIIRMSPEAFINLCERLRSTELVNDTIRSTVEQQVAQFLHIIGHNVKNRSVAFFFHRSGSTVSKQFHNVLDAILTLEAEFLIQPSGNEDCLGAIDGTHVRVKVPRCDAPRFRGRKDWPTHNVFAACDFDMKFTYVLAGWEGTASDSRILKNALDRDDPLVIPQGKCYLGDAGFMLKTTVLTPYRGVRYHLKEYTRRGSQNARELFNHRHSSLRNVIERTFRVLKKRFPIIASGTEPHYGLDTMTYIILACCILHNFLRGVDNDDSLLNEVDNELNEREEHNVSSSQVREDDHRIGSGIRDSIAEHMWRDYQNLFKMNRGKAPGIESSAPTREFMKWTEDMDARLLHSMIEESRIGNRVDGSWTSQAYSNIVDHLHSFGYVSITKNNVKNRQKVLKDKWREVHDLFSGFSGFAWNPVNMTFHAEDEVWMDLIQSRPTAAKWRVNSIKHYNLMVELWATDRATGSGVRTARQARRQRVGPRVSVDLNQNIEYIPEQPEWSCKWH; this is encoded by the exons ATGGACGATGACGGAGACATGAGAGACATGTGTGGcatggagaagaagatgaagggtCATGTGGCGGAGGAAATGTGGTGGTATGAGAATGTTATGGTTACAGTAGAGGATGCGAGGTTGATATACATGGAG TATGATCTGAAAAATGTTGGTGGCTCTGTGTTTGGCATTTTGAAGAATTTACTGGTTGAGGTTGCTGTGTTAAGTCATTGTGTGGAGTTCCTTCAAGTTGCATGTAGG atggaagaagaaTTAGATTTATCATATGTGGATCGTGAAGATATATATGATGACGTGGTTGGTGTAGACTTCAATATTATTGCAATGATACgtcaacaattacaaataaccACTTCATTGGGTACTTTAACAATGCTATGCATTGTTGGATACGCTTTGAGTATCTTGAATAAGTACTGTAGTGATTCCAGTAGTGTAATGAATTACCTACCAGACAGAGACCGTCGTAGGGAGCAATTAATGTCATATTTTGTGCATACTAATCGGTGCCACGATATTATTAGGATGAGTCCTGaggcatttattaatctttgtgaGAGACTAAGATCGACTGAGTTAGTTAACGACACCATTCGGTCAACAGTGGAGCAACAAGTTGCTCAATTTCTTCATATCATTGGCCATAATGTTAAGAATCGAAGTGtcgcatttttctttcatcgatcTGGCTCGACGGTTAGCAAACAGTTTCACAATGTGTTGGATGCTATCTTAACTTTGGAAGCTGAGTTCCTAATTCAACCCTCAGGAAATGAG GATTGTTTAGGGGCCATAGACGGTACTCATGTTCGTGTAAAGGTGCCAAGATGTGATGCTCCTAGATttcgaggaagaaaagattggccaaCACATAATGTGTTTGCGGCGtgtgattttgacatgaaattcaCATACGTTCTTGCTGGGTGGGAAGGAACTGCATCTGATtctagaattttaaaaaatgctctTGATCGAGATGATCCATTGGTTATCCCCCAAG GCAAATGCTATCTTGGTGATGCTGGATTTATGTTGAAAACCACAGTCTTGACTCCATATAGAGGCGTAAGATACCACCTTAAAGAATATACACGCAGAGGATCACAAAATGCACGGGAGTTATTTAATCATCGGCATTCATCGTTGAGAAATGTTATTGAAAGAACTTTTAGAGTGTTGAAAAAACGCTTCCCTATCATTGCAAGTGGCACTGAACCACACTATGGATTGGATACAATGACATACATCATACTAGCTTGTTGTATCTTACACAACTTCCTTCGTGGCGTGGATAACGATGACTCATTACTTAATGAAGTCGATAACGAGTTGAATGAAAGGGAAGAGCATAATGTTTCATCATCTCAAGTTAGAGAAGACGACCATAGGATTGGTAGTGGTATCAGGGATTCTATAGCAGAGCACATGTGGCGAGATTATCAAAACCT GTTTAAAATGAACAGAGGTAAGGCCCCCGGCATTGAGTCCTCTGCTCCTACTAGAGAGTTCATGAAGTGGACAGAGGACATGGACGCACGTCTTCTACACTCTATGATTGAGGAATCACGAATCGGTAATAGGGTTGACGGAAGTTGGACATCCCAAGCATATAGTAACATAGTTGATCATCTTCATAGCTTTGGGTATGTctcaattacaaaaaataatgttaaaaatcgtCAGAAAGTACTGAAAGATAAATGGCGTGAGGTGCATGACCTGTTTTCTGGATTTAGTGGATTTGCGTGGAACCCGGTTAATATGACATTTCATGCTGAGGATGAAGTTTGGATGGACCTGATTcaa tCGAGGCCAACGGCGGCAAAGTGGAGAGTTAATAGTATAAAACACTACAATTTAATGGTTGAGTTATGGGCAACTGATCGAGCTACTGGGAGTGGTGTTCGGACCGCTCGCCAGGCACGTCGACAGCGGGTTGGACCTCGTGTCAGTGTAgatttgaatcaaaatattgaGTACATTCCGGAACAGCCTGAGTGGAGTTGCAAGTGGCACTGA
- the LOC108320467 gene encoding ACT domain-containing protein ACR4 isoform X1: MAFISGVNMNFSRYMNDEYEKLFRRMNPPRVVIDNESCENATVIRVDSANKHGILLEVVQILTDLNLTITKAYISSDGGWFMDVFNVTDHDGKKVTDEAILEYIRKSLGPESCFMSSMRSVGVTQTMEHTAVELLGSDRPGLLSEVSAVLTNLKCNIVNAEVWTHNTRAAAVMHVTDEETGSAITDPQRLSLIKELLCNVLGGGNKIRGSSSVVTKEVNHTERRLHQMMFADRDYERVDEEEEDVEEKSRPKVTVVNWSDNDYSVVTIQCKDRAKLLFDIVFTLTDMQYVVFHASIDSKGPDAYQEYYIKHIDGSPVKSDAERQRVIQCLEAAIKRRVSEGLKLELCATDRVGLLSDVTRIIRENSLTVTRAEVTTKGGKAVNTFYVGGASGCPVESKTIESIRQAIGNTILKVKGKPEELKPAPQDSPTRFLFGGLFKSRSLANFGMVKSYS; encoded by the exons ATGG CTTTCATCTCGGGTGTCAACATGAACTTCTCTCGCTACATGAACGATGAATATGAAAAACTCTTCAGAAGAATGAATCCGCCCAG AGTTGTAATTGATAATGAATCATGCGAGAATGCCACTGTTATACGG GTTGATAGTGCAAACAAGCATGGAATACTTCTTGAAGTTGTACAAATTCTCACTGATCTAAACCTCACAATAACAAAAGCTTATATATCCTCAGATGGAGGATGGTTCATGGATG TTTTTAATGTCACTGACCATGATGGAAAGAAGGTTACAGATGAAGCTATTCTGGAGTACATTCGAAAG TCTCTTGGCCCGGAGTCTTGCTTTATGTCTTCCATGAGATCTGTTGGGGTCACACAAACTATGGAGCACACTGCAGTAGAGCTATTGGGAAGTGATAGGCCGGGGCTGCTTTCAGAAGTGAGTGCTGTGCTAACCAATCTCAAGTGTAACATAGTGAATGCAGAGGTGTGGACTCACAATACCCGTGCAGCAGCTGTGATGCACGTAACTGATGAAGAAACAGGTTCTGCTATCACTGATCCTCAGAGGCTCTCTCTAATTAAGGAGCTTTTATGCAATGTGTTGGGTGGTGGCAACAAAATCAGGGGATCTAGCAGCGTAGTCACTAAAGAAGTTAACCATACTGAGAGAAGGCTTCACCAGATGATGTTTGCTGATAGGGATTATGAACGAGTtgatgaggaggaggaggatgTTGAGGAGAAAAGTAGACCAAAAGTGACTGTAGTGAATTGGTCTGATAACGATTACTCTGTAGTTACTATCCAATGTAAGGACAGGGCAAAACTTCTCTTTGACATAGTTTTCACTTTGACAGACATGCAATATGTGGTTTTCCATGCAAGTATTGATTCTAAAGGGCCAGATGCTTATCAG GAATATTACATCAAGCACATAGACGGATCCCCTGTAAAATCAGATGCAGAGAGACAAAGAGTGATACAATGTCTTGAAGCTGCTATTAAAAGAAGAGTATCAGAG GGTTTGAAGCTAGAACTATGCGCAACAGACAGAGTTGGACTGTTATCTGATGTCACACGTATCATCCGAGAGAACAGCCTCACAGTTACAAGGGCAGAGGTGACAACCAAAGGAGGCAAAGCTGTTAACACCTTCTATGTTGGAGGGGCTTCAGGTTGCCCAGTTGAGTCCAAAACCATAGAATCTATTCGCCAAGCAATTGGCAATACTATACTCAAAGTAAAGGGAAAACCTGAAGAGTTGAAACCTGCTCCTCAAGATTCTCCAACTAGATTCCTTTTTGGTGGTCTTTTCAAATCCAGATCCCTTGCTAACTTCGGCATGGTTAAGTCTTATTCTTGA
- the LOC108320467 gene encoding ACT domain-containing protein ACR4 isoform X2 has translation MNFSRYMNDEYEKLFRRMNPPRVVIDNESCENATVIRVDSANKHGILLEVVQILTDLNLTITKAYISSDGGWFMDVFNVTDHDGKKVTDEAILEYIRKSLGPESCFMSSMRSVGVTQTMEHTAVELLGSDRPGLLSEVSAVLTNLKCNIVNAEVWTHNTRAAAVMHVTDEETGSAITDPQRLSLIKELLCNVLGGGNKIRGSSSVVTKEVNHTERRLHQMMFADRDYERVDEEEEDVEEKSRPKVTVVNWSDNDYSVVTIQCKDRAKLLFDIVFTLTDMQYVVFHASIDSKGPDAYQEYYIKHIDGSPVKSDAERQRVIQCLEAAIKRRVSEGLKLELCATDRVGLLSDVTRIIRENSLTVTRAEVTTKGGKAVNTFYVGGASGCPVESKTIESIRQAIGNTILKVKGKPEELKPAPQDSPTRFLFGGLFKSRSLANFGMVKSYS, from the exons ATGAACTTCTCTCGCTACATGAACGATGAATATGAAAAACTCTTCAGAAGAATGAATCCGCCCAG AGTTGTAATTGATAATGAATCATGCGAGAATGCCACTGTTATACGG GTTGATAGTGCAAACAAGCATGGAATACTTCTTGAAGTTGTACAAATTCTCACTGATCTAAACCTCACAATAACAAAAGCTTATATATCCTCAGATGGAGGATGGTTCATGGATG TTTTTAATGTCACTGACCATGATGGAAAGAAGGTTACAGATGAAGCTATTCTGGAGTACATTCGAAAG TCTCTTGGCCCGGAGTCTTGCTTTATGTCTTCCATGAGATCTGTTGGGGTCACACAAACTATGGAGCACACTGCAGTAGAGCTATTGGGAAGTGATAGGCCGGGGCTGCTTTCAGAAGTGAGTGCTGTGCTAACCAATCTCAAGTGTAACATAGTGAATGCAGAGGTGTGGACTCACAATACCCGTGCAGCAGCTGTGATGCACGTAACTGATGAAGAAACAGGTTCTGCTATCACTGATCCTCAGAGGCTCTCTCTAATTAAGGAGCTTTTATGCAATGTGTTGGGTGGTGGCAACAAAATCAGGGGATCTAGCAGCGTAGTCACTAAAGAAGTTAACCATACTGAGAGAAGGCTTCACCAGATGATGTTTGCTGATAGGGATTATGAACGAGTtgatgaggaggaggaggatgTTGAGGAGAAAAGTAGACCAAAAGTGACTGTAGTGAATTGGTCTGATAACGATTACTCTGTAGTTACTATCCAATGTAAGGACAGGGCAAAACTTCTCTTTGACATAGTTTTCACTTTGACAGACATGCAATATGTGGTTTTCCATGCAAGTATTGATTCTAAAGGGCCAGATGCTTATCAG GAATATTACATCAAGCACATAGACGGATCCCCTGTAAAATCAGATGCAGAGAGACAAAGAGTGATACAATGTCTTGAAGCTGCTATTAAAAGAAGAGTATCAGAG GGTTTGAAGCTAGAACTATGCGCAACAGACAGAGTTGGACTGTTATCTGATGTCACACGTATCATCCGAGAGAACAGCCTCACAGTTACAAGGGCAGAGGTGACAACCAAAGGAGGCAAAGCTGTTAACACCTTCTATGTTGGAGGGGCTTCAGGTTGCCCAGTTGAGTCCAAAACCATAGAATCTATTCGCCAAGCAATTGGCAATACTATACTCAAAGTAAAGGGAAAACCTGAAGAGTTGAAACCTGCTCCTCAAGATTCTCCAACTAGATTCCTTTTTGGTGGTCTTTTCAAATCCAGATCCCTTGCTAACTTCGGCATGGTTAAGTCTTATTCTTGA